A genomic segment from Plasmodium sp. gorilla clade G2 genome assembly, chromosome: 3 encodes:
- a CDS encoding protein kinase, putative — protein MHLKNHFYLSEKKDTEKIVNKYSHFDNSIIKKIYAFSKNKDEKVVDNFDCAFEILNNVYNIELPILYKMFDINDICVSLKLKLQIKNNNEGSNQNHFLYFDINPGGIMSKNQEKIYYEYKFNGDKDDEALEKMSREQKMKYFSSVSCKLAGKVIEYKESKYRLIKVLQSAIYGSVYLSEVFEGIGNGLVRGYKAIKILSKHLIEMAKDRVQEDPLSEYYYRDSMSGHSNILSCDNIFDDNLYIYMVMPFAIHGDLFEVMKIRNKCFSEEEARYLFHQILLAIRYLHLKKMALRDISLENILLFENEENGLIYPVLNDPGQAIYFNVNKKNHVILEDYKKMFGKIFRPPEIYLKSKYDPTKIDIFCAGYILYFCLTKRELFKSSSEKDNYWRMFKHKNYKQLLKEKKGLHLSKQVIDLIFNCLHPDFHMRYNINEALNHDWFKGSIFPLHNFNLYINKDDNNKKKNNNNKKNNTCNNKTNTNHICNNKTNTNHISNNNDEERRKNLSSLKLSLQIEKYAKKNNIPIYPDSILEFYIYEHIFFSSIDNLINEKKNESPNKLFPSHNKINMVYKENRGDDNKKKNTLLYKNMHVPVHLTHNNNNNNNTNCVVSNFKEKKKICNNHKNNNNLESTKNKNAVMIEKEKHMNAQDNIISIKPYDENLIKMQTIYMNKGCNVRGSVYTNVCERNIERFNMNNYCGKRFVDEIDIYNNIYHNDNKKGECDKKNKTDDKKNKTDDKKNKTDDKKNKTDDKNNKTDDKKNKIDDKKNKIDDKKNKIDDKKNNINDKLNYNMCNGFIKSNGDLNETFKTNILNSYQKSIYKFIELKTKEKRITHMDIISDENKKDTSLSVLSTKEMASMKKEDSSFLNNKREVDLEGHDHMLDIFREDKMTEIKNGVDKHDINNKINNNNNNNSNNNNYYYSSSCCYDRGEDKMKPITKNNILINNMRGIDNYIDTNRHDLIIKEDNNKLQQNNISSNDDTLNEYSSFVGSLNMNTQILKNKLLEMKKKNYLSMNGHDKMLKDSSERTNKIVNKENDVVINKENHLVSNNKNHIFCNNKNHLVCNNKNHLFCNNKNHLVSNNKNHLVSNKIEKYVDALSSHIATDSMRKRKCELLSFQDNSMNISNLDTSQFEINLSHSEIQNEMCKENSFFKYQLENKLVLALEKEIKDEEKNLQHELDESNSYIFIDSVDKGLLNKKQSRDIKNIKDIKNKQCLYANKDTYILTYKNDKCLRRKKEISQNKLVIKKKRTKIKSNEKKRRINCFLKLYKRNNIKGIFIEIQLGNYVDVKLCNLNDKTVILKNEIKDMTRGEEYLDFLKKDDNTNNMNNINNMNNINNINSINSINNINCINNEQVVIKKKRESNNITPQCKYNNKKNYCNNIFGAHSLQNRHTITPEVSSKFLFTSMKNYFHKSNNSMGINKTSGSNIFRHTMCVVSDIKDKNKNKNKNKNKNKKDTNKNKNDTNKNKNDTNNINYKEQTSKPLTNKLFISKKEGDSHIASSNKRNDDNIKVIKKINASVQNVSEKRNNHNNNINIQGVKNKSKYILSKTDSMKIKGIHKNKINDKLFKKEIKKNIICKQKKGKNKGHIKINKDNINIFKGEADHSEQPSCHLKDIKKNKNKTKTNDISNSNSKCNSNILEEYKEEDRNNYDIIQESGSDLYVSCDEGCHKNGDIYNMEIINNVNNIYKINKNYNGMDYKDNSSMENDKNQMKDEIKLLLSSSSEKKKKKKKNTNTNTNTNTNTNKPLTITSRKTIAYPISEKKNNVKNKLPISKRNTYVTYYNVDDIENNKKKGEDQKKIRSDNHVGLEKFLNEMSEMFEKKKKKIKKNNINENIKKMNNIKKINNINKINSINNINKINSINNTNNNCVKNNVKTYQEEKKKIKNNVTVLRNKLNDKCKKEKVGLKKKKIERKNTTLSIKKTNDDSIKKRNEKGNKIIKNNKFVCLKNKGTQIENKKNGIIIEGKKTNQLLRMKKGKHQNKVENNINNINNINNINNVKNINNINNINNINNVKNIYNLNNSNNEHNLHNIKNIYNTNNISNESEKKKINMHYFKKGIKDKIENMGNVKVSRDIEKKRKNNLINNKEEGLLHECLINVEKIKGERIYEWYKKFINNSDENEKLNIDDSKNYNNNMCDHIKNKIDVVNIIPTSDTRQDNNKKNKMMKNISMEYMTETCGDVSTSLKGNINEKKNIINDKHEGIYIKHDNLNQKIERHVKRHVKRQVDQSICHQDESKKKIIQFKSEENKTPHTFLPFKNDKNKTYLEILKDVNYINNKTEIQNNITNKKHVENRFSVDVAHNINYKNIDHYNGENRILSSQKQNNNNINNNNINYYNNNCTSYLINQVDSLNRFKGVVKKNDDKEKKKMESICKSEGNKKSQCLINNKTLYFTYPEKNSSSCYENTYDYINNIKYEGGNKNNDIKRNTNCLYMTNEQNNNNKCVEIYTNDEMKTHMKSFYFNRNYLNATRSTYLAHQHYYNNMTSNNKTQCCEKKDIKR, from the exons atGCATTTAAAAAACCATTTTTACCTTtcagaaaaaaaagacaccgaaaaaattgttaataaatattcacACTTTGATAATtcgataataaaaaaaatctacgctttttctaaaaataaagatgagAAAGTTGTAGATAATTTTGATTGTGCGTTCGAAATTCTGAATAACGTTTATAATATAGAATTACcgatattatataaaatgtttgatataaatgatatttgTGTATCTTTAAAGTTGAAAttgcaaataaaaaataacaatgaaGGATCAAATcaaaatcattttttatatttcgaTATAAATCCAGGAGGAATCATGTCCAAAAATCAGGAGAAAATTTATTATGAGTATAAATTTAATGGGGATAAAGATGACGAGGCGTTGGAAAAGATGTCAAGGgaacaaaaaatgaaatac TTTTCTTCTGTGTCGTGTAAGCTGGCAGGTAAAGTCATAGAATACAAAGAATCAAAGTATAGATTGATAAAAGTACTTCAGTCAGCTATATATGGAAGTGTTTATTTATCAGAAGTTTTTGAAGGTATTGGTAACGGTTTAGTAAGGGGATATAAagctataaaaatattgtctAAGCATCTTATAGAGATGGCTAAGGATAGAGTACAAGAAGATCCATTAtctgaatattattatagagATAGTATGAGTGGTCATAGTAATATATTAAGTTGTGATAACATTTTTGATgacaatttatatatatatatggtgaTGCCATTTGCTATACATGGAGATTTATTTGAGGTTATGAAAATTCGGAATAAGTGTTTTTCTGAAGAAGAAGCAAGGTATTTATTTCATCAGATATTATTAGCTATTAgatatttacatttaaaaaaaatggcaTTAAGAGATATATCTTTagaaaatattcttttatttgaaAATGAAGAGAATGGATTAATATATCCAGTTTTAAATGATCCAGGACAagcaatatattttaatgtaaataaaaaaaatcatgTAATATTAgaagattataaaaaaatgtttggTAAAATATTTAGACCTCCTGAAATTTATTTGAAATCTAAATATGATCCTACAAAGatagatatattttgtgCTGgctatattctttatttttgcTTAACAAAGCGTGAACTTTTTAAATCTTCATCAGAAAAAGATAATTATTGGAGAATgtttaaacataaaaattataaacaattattaaaagaaaagaaaggaTTACATTTATCAAAACAAGTTAttgatttaatttttaattgcTTACATCCAGATTTTCATATGaggtataatataaatgaagctCTCAATCATGATTGGTTCAAAGGAAGTATATTCCCTCTAcacaattttaatttatatataaacaaagatgataataataagaagaagaacaacaacaataagaaaaataatacatgtaataataaaacaaatacaaatcatatatgtaataataaaaccaATACAAATCATATCTCTAACAATAATGATGAGGAAAGGAGAAAAAATTTGTCTTCTTTAAAACTTTCTCTtcaaatagaaaaatatgccaaaaaaaataatatcccTATATATCCTGATTCCATTCTAgagttttatatttatgagcatatatttttctcttcCATAGATAacttaataaatgaaaaaaagaatgagtcaccaaataaattatttcctTCACATAATAAGATAAATATggtatataaagaaaatcggggggatgataataaaaaaaaaaatactttattatataaaaatatgcatGTGCCAGTTCATTTaacacataataataataataataataataccaaCTGTGTTGTTTCCAATtttaaagagaaaaaaaaaatttgcaataatcataaaaataacaataatttgGAGAGCACCAAAAATAAGAATGCTGTTATGATTGAAAAGGAAAAACATATGAATGCTCaggataatataatatctataaaaccatatgatgaaaatcttataaaaatgcaaactatatatatgaataaaggATGTAATGTTCGAGGTAGTGTATACACAAATGTATGTGAAAGAAATATCGAACgttttaatatgaataattattgTGGCAAAAGATTCGTAGATGAGATAGATatttacaataatatatatcataatgataataaaaagggagaatgtgataaaaaaaataagactgatgataaaaaaaataagactgatgataaaaaaaataagactgatgataaaaaaaataagactgatgataaaaataataagactgatgataaaaaaaataagattgatgataaaaaaaataagattgatgataaaaaaaataagattgatgataaaaaaaataatattaatgataaattaaattataatatgtgcAATGGATTTATAAAATCTAATGGTGATCTTAACGAGACGTTCAAAACTAATATTCTGAACAGTTATCAAAAAAGTATTTACAAATTCATAGAATTAAAAACAAAGGAAAAGAGAATAACACATATGGATATAATATCTGATGAGAATAAAAAGGATACTTCTCTGAGTGTTTTATCAACTAAAGAAATGGCAAGTATGAAAAAGGAGGATTCATcgtttttaaataataaaagggAGGTAGACTTGGAAGGTCATGATCATATGCTAGATATTTTTAGAGAAGATAAAATGacagaaattaaaaatgggGTGGATAAACATGACattaacaataaaataaataataataataataataatagtaataataataattattattatagtaGTAGTTGTTGCTATGATAGGGGGGAAGACAAAATGAAACCAATTACAAAGAACAATATTTTGATAAACAATATGAGGGGCATAGATAACTATATAGATACTAATAGACATGATCTAATCataaaagaagataataataaattacaacagaataatatatcttcaaACGATGACacattaaatgaatattcGTCATTTGTAGGTAGTTTAAATATGAACACACAGATATTgaaaaacaaattattagagatgaaaaaaaaaaattatttaagtaTGAACGGGCATGATAAAATGTTGAAGGATTCAAGTGAAAGGACAAATAAAATTGTCAACAAAGAGAATGATGTTGTTATCAATAAGGAGAATCATCTTGTttctaataataagaatCATATTTTTTGCAATAATAAGAATCATCTTGTTTGCAATAATAAGAATCATCTTTTTTGCAATAATAAGAATCATCTTGTttctaataataagaatCATCTTGTTTCTAATAAGATAGAAAAATATGTAGATGCTTTATCGTCACATATAGCAACAGACAGTATGAGAAAAAGAAAGTGcgaattattatcattccaAGACAATTCTATGAATATATCAAATTTAGATACTTCACAGTTTGAAATAAATCTTTCTCATAGCGAGATACAAAATGAAATGTGTAAAGAAAAtagtttttttaaatatcagCTAGAAAATAAACTAGTCTTAGcattagaaaaagaaataaaagatgaagaaaaaaatttgcAACATGAATTAGATGAAAgtaattcttatatatttatagatagTGTTGACAAAggattattaaataaaaaacaaagtagagatattaaaaatattaaagatattaaaaataaacaatgtTTGTATGCAAATAAAGATAcctatatattaacatataaaaatgacaAATGTTTAAGAAGGAAAAAAGAGATATCACAAAATAAATtagttataaaaaagaaaaggacaaaaattaaaagtaatgagaaaaaaagaagaatcaattgttttttaaaattatataaaagaaataatataaaaggaatattCATAGAGATACAGCTTGGAAATTATGTAGATGTGAAATTGTGTAATTTGAATGATAAGActgttatattaaaaaatgaaataaaagatatgACAAGAGGGGAAGAATATTtggattttttaaaaaaagatgataatacgaataatatgaataatattaataatatgaataatattaataatatcaatagtATCAATAGtatcaataatatcaatTGTATCAATAATGAACAGGtggtgataaaaaaaaaaagagaatcGAATAATATAACCCCccaatgtaaatataataataaaaagaattattgtaataatatttttggaGCTCATTCATTACAAAATAGACATACGATTACACCAGAAGTATCatctaaatttttatttactagtatgaaaaattattttcataaatcTAACAATTCAATGGGTATAAACAAAACAAGTGGTTCTAATATTTTTAGACATACCATGTGTGTGGTAAgtgatataaaagataaaaataaaaataaaaacaaaaataaaaacaaaaataaaaaagatacaaataaaaacaaaaacgatacaaataaaaacaaaaacgatacaaataatattaattataaagaaCAAACATCCAAACCTTTAACTAATAAATTGTTCATATCAAAAAAAGAAGGTGATAGTCATATTGCATCATCCAATAAAAggaatgatgataatataaaggtgataaaaaaaattaatgcaTCAGTTCAAAATGTAagtgaaaaaagaaataatcataataataatataaatatacaaggagttaaaaacaaaagtaaatatattctATCAAAAACAGATTCTATGAAAATAAAGGggattcataaaaataaaattaacgataaattattcaaaaaggagataaagaaaaatattatttgtaaacAAAAAAAGGGGAAGAATAAAGgacacataaaaataaataaagataatattaacatatttaaAGGAGAAGCAGATCATAGTGAACAACCTAGTTGCCATTTGAAagatatcaaaaaaaataaaaataaaactaaaACTAACGATattagtaatagtaatagtaaatgtaatagtaatattttggaagaatataaagaggaagatagaaataattatgatattatTCAAGAATCTGGAAGTGATCTATATGTAAGTTGTGATGAGGGTTGTCATAAAAATggagatatatataacatggaaattataaataatgtgaataatatatacaagataaataaaaattataatggtATGGATTATAAAGATAACTCCTCAATGGAGAATGATAAAAATCAGATGAAAGATGAAATTAAACTATTACTTTCCTCGTcctcagaaaaaaaaaaaaaaaaaaaaaaaaatacaaatacaaatacaaatacaaatacaaatacaaataaaccATTAACAATAACAAGTAGGAAGACAATAGCTTACCCAATTAGtgagaagaaaaataatgtaaaaaataaattgcCTATTTCAAAAAGAAATACATATGtaacatattataatgtGGATGATAtagagaataataaaaaaaaaggagaggatcaaaaaaaaatcaggAGTGATAATCATGTAGGGCTAGAAAAGTTTCTGAATGAAATGTCTGAAatgtttgaaaaaaaaaaaaaaaaaattaaaaagaataatataaatgaaaatataaaaaaaatgaataatataaaaaaaataaataatataaacaaaataaatagtataaataatataaacaaaataaatagtataaataatacaaataataattgtgTGAAAAATAATGTAAAGACATATcaagaggaaaaaaaaaaaataaagaacaatGTTACTGTTTTAAGGAACAAATTAAATGACAAAtgtaaaaaggaaaaagtcggattaaaaaaaaaaaaaattgaaaggAAAAACACGACActttctataaaaaaaacaaatgatgatagtataaagaaaaggaatgaaaaaggaaataaaataataaagaataacAAATTTGTATGCTTAAAAAATAAGGGGACtcaaatagaaaataaaaaaaatggtatAATTatagaaggaaaaaaaacaaatcaaTTATTAAGGATGAAAAAGGGGAAGCATCAAAATAAAgtggaaaataatataaataatataaataatataaataatataaataatgtaaaaaatataaataatataaataatataaataatataaataatgtaaaaaatatatataatttaaataattcaaataatgaacataatttacataatataaaaaatatatacaatacaaataatatatcaaacgAATccgaaaaaaagaaaataaacatgcattattttaaaaaaggtATAAAGGATAAGATAGAAAATATGGGGAATGTAAAAGTGTCTAgagatatagaaaaaaagagaaagaacaatcttataaataataaagaggAAGGATTGTTGCATGAATGTTTAATAAATGTTGAGAAAATCAAAGGTGAACGTATATATGAATGGTATAAAAAGTTTATAAACAATTCGGATGAAAACGAAAAGTTGAATATAGATGATTCAAAAAATTACAATAACAATATGTgtgatcatataaaaaataaaatcgaTGTTGTAAATATAATTCCTACAAGTGATACTAGacaagataataataaaaaaaataaaatgatgaaaaatatatcaatggAATATATGACAGAAACGTGTGGAGATGTATCTACATCTTTGaaaggaaatataaatgaaaagaaaaatataataaatgataaacaTGAAGGGATATACATAAAACATGACAATCTTAATCAAAAAATTGAACGACATGTTAAACGACATGTTAAACGACAAGTTGATCAATCTATATGTCATCAGGATGAGagtaaaaaaaagataattcaATTTAAAAGTGAAGAGAATAAAACTCCTCATACCTTTTTACcatttaaaaatgataagaataaaacatatttagAAATACTAAAAGatgttaattatataaataataagacagaaatacaaaataatattacaaataagaAACATGTTGAGAATAGGTTTTCTGTTGATGTAgctcataatataaattataaaaatatagatcaTTATAATGGAGAAAATagaatattatcatcacaaaaacaaaataataataatattaataataataatattaattattataataataattgtacctcatatttaataaatcagGTTGATTCTTTAAATCGTTTTAAAGGGGTTGTCAAAAAGAATgatgataaagaaaagaaaaaaatggaatCAATTTGTAAATCTGAGGGGAATAAAAAGTCTCAatgtttaataaataataaaacattatattttacatatccAGAAAAAAACAGTTCATCATGTTATGAAAATACttatgattatattaataatataaaatatgagggtgggaataaaaataatgatattaaaagGAACActaattgtttatatatgaCGAACGAacagaataataataacaagtGTGTTGAGatatatacaaatgatgAAATGAAAACACATATGAagtctttttattttaatagaaattatttaaatgctACACGTTCTACATATTTAGCTCAtcaacattattataataacatgacaagtaataataaaacgcAATGTTGTGAAAAGAAAGATATAAAGAGATAG